One Gossypium raimondii isolate GPD5lz chromosome 3, ASM2569854v1, whole genome shotgun sequence genomic window carries:
- the LOC128039844 gene encoding uncharacterized protein LOC128039844: MDVSECESRTEEETMELQHFSHPHPLVFFKYQTVASKEVDPEAARCFGCENPLEDGSYGCNQCKFYLHKGCAELELVPRIQHPFHPQHPLTFFPQSPYQGEYVCGLCGGIFWGFVYHCGSCLFDLHINCALLQSSIATNFPNSLHHHPLHFIQNHNEEVERDCSGCQKPLSGPICHCIDCSYPTFFTFIRNVLNYP, from the coding sequence ATGGATGTGAGTGAATGTGAGAGTAGGACAGAGGAGGAGACCATGGAACTTCAACATTTCAGTCATCCACATCCTTTGGTCTTCTTCAAATATCAGACTGTTGCAAGCAAAGAAGTAGACCCAGAAGCAGCTCGTTGCTTTGGGTGTGAGAATCCTTTAGAGGACGGGAGCTACGGCTGCAATCAATGTAAGTTTTACCTTCATAAGGGATGTGCTGAGTTGGAGTTAGTCCCCCGGATTCAACATCCCTTTCACCCACAACACCCTCTCACCTTTTTCCCCCAATCACCTTATCAGGGTGAATACGTTTGTGGTTTGTGTGGCGGAATATTCTGGGGATTTGTTTATCATTGTGGTTCTTGTTTATTTGATCTGCACATCAATTGTGCTTTGCTTCAATCATCCATTGCTACAAATTTTCCTAATTCTTTGCACCACCATCCTTTACACTTCATTCAAAACCATAACGAGGAAGTTGAGCGCGATTGCTCCGGATGTCAGAAACCATTATCTGGTCCGATTTGCCATTGTATAGATTGTTCTTATCCTACATTCTTTACCTTCATAAGGAATGTGCTGAACTACCCCTAG